The Streptomyces sp. NBC_01142 genomic interval GACACTGGGCCGCAGCAGCGCCCACACCAGTGGCAGCACCACGACGGGCAGGCCGAGCAGGAAGCGGTGGCTGACCAGCTGCCACCCGCTGGTCGCCAGCAGCAGCACCGCGACCGCCAGCCGGGCCGCGACGACCCCGGCGGTGACGTACAGGACGAGCGGTCTTTGCCGCTCCTCGCCCTGCGCAGATCCGGGCTGTGCCTGGCGGCGGCCGACCCGGCGGCCCAGCAGGCCGCCGGTGACCGCCAGCACGAAGGCCAGCACCAGATCGGTGAGGAAGAGTGGCTCGGCCACTACTCCGCCGCTTTCTTCAGGGCGGCGAGCCAGGCGCCGATCGACTCGTCCAGCGCGGCGGTGAGGTTCTCCCGGTCGGCCTCGACCGGGGCGCCCGCCCAGGACTCCCGGGTGCGCACCACGACGCCGTCGCCGTCCGCGGTGAAGGTCCACTCGTGCACGCCGGTGATGCCGTGCGCGGGACCGCCCCACAGGATGCGGTGCGGGGCGTCGACGGCGTAGAGGGTGGAGTCGATGGACAGGCCCGCGGTGGACCAGTGGAAAGTGGTGCCGGGGGCGACGGGGCCGTCGAGCCGGGCCTCGGTGATGGCGAGCTGCCAGCCGGGCCAGGAGCCGATCTCGGTGTGCAGCTGCCAGACCCGCTCGACGGGAGCGGCGATCCGGATGGTGTGGTCGACGACTATGGGGGCGTTCTCGTCGATGGTCGTGGGGTAGGTCATGGGAGTTCCTCGGGTTTCGGGGCCCGGGCCGCCGTGGCGAGGCAGCGGCGGCCCGGGCAGTGGGGAGGGTCAGGCGGACAGCTCGGAGTCGGGGATCCAGTGGCCGTGGATGCCGGCGGGCACCCTGCGGGGGAGTTCGACAGCGGCCACGGTGCTCAGGTCGCTCGCGTCCAGGACGAGCAGCTCCGAGGCGTCGGCCTTGAGGTCGCTGACGATGGTGAGCAGGTAGCCGTCGTCTTCGGAGGTCCCGCCCTCGGCGGGGGCGAAGACGGCCTCTCCGGGCATCCGGTCCTCGCCGTGCGCGTGCAGCTTCTGCTCGCCGGTCTGTGTGTCGAACTTGATGGTGTGGTAGCCGGACAGGCTCGCGCCGGGGAAGGCGATGGCGTAGCTGTAGCGGTTGACCGAGCCGGTGTGGGCGTCGTTGATCGACGGGAACTCGGTGACCAGGTCGTCGAGGGACTCGGTGGTGGCCTTGCCGGTGGCCGGGTCCATGATCCAGCGGTGGAAGGTCGAGCCCGCGTCGGGGCTGGTGCCGAAGCCGGGAGCGCCGACCCACCACTTCCACGAACTCTCCCAGGCGGACCTGTCGAAGCGCGGCGCTTCGAGGACGATCCGGCCCTGCGCGTCGGTGTAGGCGTTCGCGACGTGCAGCAGCGCCGCCTGGTCGTCCACCTCGTACCAGGTGGTCCTGCCGCCGGCGCGCGGCATCACTCCGATGCGGAGCGGGACGTCGTCGTGCCAGCGGTAGGGGATGCCGGAGTGCTCGGCGTGGTCGAAGACCACGGGCGAGTTGATGAAGACGGCGTGGTCACGTGTGATGGCGAAGTCGTGCATGAGTGACGGGCCGGACCCGTCGATGACTTCCGACCGGATGATCTCGCCGGCCGCGTTGGCCACGTAGTAGGTCAGGTAGGGCGGGAAGGGGCTGTAGCCGAAGAAGTGCAGCTCACCGGTGACCGGATCCTCCTTGGGGTGAGCGGTCATCGCGCCGGTGAGCTTGCCGCCGAAGTCGTGGACGCCGATCGTGTCGAGGTCGGCGCTGACCTCCCAGGGCAGGTTGGCCTCCTGCAGCGCCAGGTAACGGCCCCCGTGGAAGACGATGTTGGTGGCCGCGGCGCTGACCTCGAGCTCGGTCCCGGTGAACGGCACACCGTCCAGGAACGGGGTCCTCACCCAACGGTTGCGGTACCACTCGGCCCGGCCGCCCGTGAGGCGGACGCCGTGAATCATGCCCGCGCCGCGGAACCAGTGGCTGGGGGTGATGCCCGGCTTGGGGTTGTGGCCGTTGCGGAAGTAACGGCCGTTCAGCTCGGGCGGCAGGGTCCCGCGTACGGTCAGCTCGCGTGCGGTGATCTCGTCGGTGACGGGGGCGAAGTGGCCGCTGATGTACGGCTTGGCCAGGGTCATGACTCATGCCTTTCGAAGGGAGAGAACCGAGATGAGCAGGGTGATGGCGGCGCAGGCCAGGAAGGCCCCGCCGTAGGAGGGGAACAGGACCAGGAAGGACAGGCCGATGGCTCCGCCGATCTGCCGGGTGGCGTTGACCAGCCCGCCGGCCAGCCCGCTGTCGGCAGCCGGGACGCCCTCGGAGGACAGCGCCGTGAGCCGGACGAAGGCCACCCCCAGCCCGATGCCGATGAGGAGCGTCGGGCCGAGCAGGTCGAGCAGGAAGCTGCCGTCAGCCGGAGTCCGGGACAGCCATGCCAGCCCCGCCGCGAGGATCAGCAGGCCCGCGGGGAGCACGGAACGGCCGGAGACTCTGCCGGTGACCCACGAGGCGAGGGTGATCATGAAGGCGAGGGGAAGCTGGGTCAGCCCGGCCTCCAGGGGCGTGTAGCCGAGGGTGCGCTGCTGGTAGAGGGGCAGGAAGTAGAACAGGCCGAGCCAGACCGCACCCAGCAGTGCCATCAGCACATTGGGCACCGCCACCACTGTCATGCGCCCCGGCAGCAGCGGGTCGGCGGCGCGGCGCTGGAGCACCACGAACAGGCCGAGCAGCGCCAGGCCGATCACCGCGAGCGGCCAGAAGCCGGACAGGCCGTAGGTGAGCGCGACCAGTCCCACCGTGACTGTCACCGCGCCCGGCGCGTCCAGACTTCCGCCGCGTGGCCGGTCGGCCCCGACCAGCAGCCAGGTGGCCACCAGGACGGCCAGGGCCAAAGGCACCATCACGACGAACACCGCCCGCCAGCCGTACAGGCTGGTGAGCGCGCCGCTCAGCAGCACGCCCGCCGCCCCGCCGGCACCGGAGACCGCGCCCCACACTCCGAGCGCGGTGCCACGTCGTTTCCCGGCGGGGTAGAG includes:
- a CDS encoding SRPBCC family protein, which translates into the protein MTYPTTIDENAPIVVDHTIRIAAPVERVWQLHTEIGSWPGWQLAITEARLDGPVAPGTTFHWSTAGLSIDSTLYAVDAPHRILWGGPAHGITGVHEWTFTADGDGVVVRTRESWAGAPVEADRENLTAALDESIGAWLAALKKAAE
- a CDS encoding carotenoid oxygenase family protein, yielding MTLAKPYISGHFAPVTDEITARELTVRGTLPPELNGRYFRNGHNPKPGITPSHWFRGAGMIHGVRLTGGRAEWYRNRWVRTPFLDGVPFTGTELEVSAAATNIVFHGGRYLALQEANLPWEVSADLDTIGVHDFGGKLTGAMTAHPKEDPVTGELHFFGYSPFPPYLTYYVANAAGEIIRSEVIDGSGPSLMHDFAITRDHAVFINSPVVFDHAEHSGIPYRWHDDVPLRIGVMPRAGGRTTWYEVDDQAALLHVANAYTDAQGRIVLEAPRFDRSAWESSWKWWVGAPGFGTSPDAGSTFHRWIMDPATGKATTESLDDLVTEFPSINDAHTGSVNRYSYAIAFPGASLSGYHTIKFDTQTGEQKLHAHGEDRMPGEAVFAPAEGGTSEDDGYLLTIVSDLKADASELLVLDASDLSTVAAVELPRRVPAGIHGHWIPDSELSA
- a CDS encoding MFS transporter, which gives rise to MSRTAPQRTTTGWIPLAVLATAQFLVVLSTSIVNVALPRIRAGLDLSDTGQSWTVNAYVLVFGALLLPGGRAGDMYGLRRVFLLGIGLFALSSLGAALAPTSIVLIICRALQGTGAALLAPTALALVLTLYPAGKRRGTALGVWGAVSGAGGAAGVLLSGALTSLYGWRAVFVVMVPLALAVLVATWLLVGADRPRGGSLDAPGAVTVTVGLVALTYGLSGFWPLAVIGLALLGLFVVLQRRAADPLLPGRMTVVAVPNVLMALLGAVWLGLFYFLPLYQQRTLGYTPLEAGLTQLPLAFMITLASWVTGRVSGRSVLPAGLLILAAGLAWLSRTPADGSFLLDLLGPTLLIGIGLGVAFVRLTALSSEGVPAADSGLAGGLVNATRQIGGAIGLSFLVLFPSYGGAFLACAAITLLISVLSLRKA